Proteins encoded within one genomic window of Chlorobaculum sp. MV4-Y:
- a CDS encoding deoxyribodipyrimidine photo-lyase: MTTQTATDERRVRRLNQLENRHGPVIYWMSRDQRVRHNWALLFACRKANQLRQPLEVVFTLAPGFLGAPMRHYDFMFRGLREVETRLREMGVALTVLYGEPGETLPEHAANRNAGAVIADFSPLKLVRGWKQAVAPQLSCAFYEVDAHNIVPCWLASPRQEYAARTIRPKLNALREEFLTDFPEPELRHQPDKLPPPVEWDAMESLLKVDRSIKAVPALKPGEAAAELHLRDFVDGRLSRYADERNDPNSGAVSGLSPYLHFGQLSAQHAAFEALRSKASEANREAFVEELFIRRELSENYCYYNDQYDSFDGIPEWAKKTLMEHAGDRRDAIYTPEQFERAQTHDPLWNTAQTQLLETGIIHGYMRMYWAKKILEWSATPAAAFDIALMLNDRYALDGRDPNGYVGVAWSIGGLHDRPWTERPVYGTIRYMNSNGCKRKFDVPRYIAEMSGKSQTTLF, from the coding sequence ATGACAACCCAGACAGCTACCGACGAGCGTCGCGTGCGACGCCTGAACCAGCTCGAAAACCGGCACGGCCCGGTGATCTACTGGATGTCGCGCGACCAGCGCGTACGCCACAACTGGGCGCTGCTCTTCGCCTGCCGGAAAGCCAACCAGCTCAGGCAACCGCTCGAAGTGGTGTTCACGCTCGCTCCCGGCTTTCTCGGCGCGCCGATGCGCCACTACGATTTCATGTTCCGGGGACTCCGTGAAGTGGAAACGAGACTGCGTGAGATGGGCGTTGCGCTCACCGTGCTGTACGGCGAGCCGGGCGAAACGCTGCCGGAGCATGCCGCAAACCGGAACGCCGGAGCAGTCATCGCAGACTTCTCGCCGCTGAAGCTGGTGCGCGGCTGGAAGCAGGCAGTCGCTCCCCAGCTTTCGTGCGCGTTCTACGAAGTCGATGCGCACAACATCGTGCCCTGCTGGCTCGCCTCGCCAAGGCAGGAGTACGCCGCGCGCACGATCCGCCCGAAGCTCAACGCCCTGCGCGAGGAGTTTCTGACAGACTTCCCCGAACCGGAACTCCGGCATCAACCTGACAAGCTTCCGCCGCCGGTGGAGTGGGATGCGATGGAATCGCTGCTCAAGGTTGACCGTTCAATCAAAGCCGTGCCCGCTCTGAAGCCGGGCGAAGCGGCAGCGGAATTGCACCTGCGAGACTTCGTCGATGGCCGCCTGAGCCGCTACGCCGACGAGCGCAACGATCCAAACTCCGGCGCGGTTTCAGGCTTGTCGCCCTACCTGCACTTCGGCCAGCTCAGCGCCCAGCACGCCGCCTTCGAGGCCCTCCGCAGCAAAGCCTCGGAAGCCAACCGCGAGGCCTTCGTCGAAGAGCTGTTCATCCGCAGGGAGCTGTCGGAGAACTACTGCTACTACAACGACCAGTACGACTCGTTCGACGGTATCCCGGAGTGGGCAAAAAAGACGCTGATGGAACACGCTGGCGACCGCCGCGACGCCATCTACACGCCGGAGCAGTTCGAGCGGGCGCAAACCCACGATCCACTCTGGAACACCGCCCAGACGCAGCTGCTCGAAACAGGCATCATCCACGGCTACATGCGCATGTACTGGGCCAAAAAGATTCTCGAATGGAGCGCAACCCCGGCGGCGGCCTTCGATATCGCGCTCATGCTCAACGACCGCTACGCCCTCGACGGACGCGATCCCAACGGCTACGTCGGCGTTGCCTGGTCAATCGGCGGCCTCCACGACCGCCCCTGGACAGAACGCCCGGTTTATGGCACCATCCGCTACATGAACTCGAACGGCTGCAAACGCAAATTCGACGTCCCCCGCTACATCGCCGAGATGAGCGGTAAGTCGCAGACTACATTGTTCTGA
- a CDS encoding type 1 glutamine amidotransferase, which produces MNNRVLIIQNISHEGPGILEDLLAEHTIGFELCDLSKGGNAPDPAGFAGMVVLGGPQSANDETAQITGELALIEKALDAGVPYLGICLGLQLLVKARGGSVVKCHQKEIGFREPDGEPFMVELTNEGKHDALFRGMPERLRVFQLHGETVEPADGMTLLAKGRGCKHQVVRVGSNAWGLQCHFEMTPAMFESWIGIDADLKVMNRDELLTEFEAISAGYAETGRAILLNFLAVTGLVKS; this is translated from the coding sequence ATGAACAATAGAGTGCTCATCATTCAGAACATCAGCCATGAAGGTCCGGGAATCCTCGAGGATTTGCTGGCTGAACACACCATCGGTTTTGAGCTTTGTGATCTTTCAAAAGGAGGAAATGCCCCCGATCCAGCAGGATTCGCAGGCATGGTGGTGCTGGGCGGGCCGCAGAGCGCCAACGACGAGACCGCGCAGATCACCGGCGAACTGGCGCTGATCGAGAAGGCGCTCGACGCTGGCGTGCCGTACCTCGGCATCTGCCTCGGCTTGCAGCTTCTGGTGAAAGCTCGCGGCGGCAGCGTGGTGAAGTGCCACCAGAAAGAGATCGGATTCCGCGAGCCTGACGGCGAACCGTTCATGGTGGAGCTGACCAACGAGGGCAAGCACGACGCACTGTTCCGTGGAATGCCGGAGCGGTTGCGGGTGTTTCAGCTTCACGGCGAAACGGTGGAACCGGCGGATGGCATGACGCTGCTCGCCAAGGGGCGCGGCTGCAAGCATCAGGTCGTGCGGGTCGGCAGCAACGCGTGGGGCCTGCAATGCCACTTCGAGATGACGCCCGCGATGTTCGAGAGCTGGATCGGCATCGACGCCGACCTGAAGGTGATGAACCGCGACGAGCTGCTCACCGAGTTCGAGGCCATCAGCGCCGGGTACGCCGAGACCGGACGGGCGATTCTGCTGAACTTCCTCGCCGTCACCGGCCTTGTCAAATCCTGA
- a CDS encoding transposase, with the protein MKQTRRKFTPEFKTKVVLEALSERLPMAELAQKHELHPNQITQWKREFLDKVSDVFSKGERLGKPSRIISRRAKNSTKPSAN; encoded by the coding sequence ATGAAACAAACACGCCGCAAGTTTACGCCTGAATTCAAAACAAAGGTCGTCCTGGAAGCCCTCAGTGAACGGCTTCCCATGGCAGAACTCGCCCAGAAGCATGAGCTTCATCCGAACCAGATCACTCAATGGAAACGGGAGTTCCTCGACAAGGTCTCCGATGTCTTTTCGAAAGGTGAAAGGCTAGGAAAACCGAGCAGGATTATCAGCAGGAGAGCGAAGAACTCTACAAAACCATCGGCCAATTGA
- a CDS encoding transposase produces MKQTRRKFTPEFKTKVVLEALSERLPMAELAQKHELHPNQITQWKREFLDKASDVFSKGKKARKTEQDYQQESEELYKTIGQLKVEVDWLKKKLQS; encoded by the coding sequence ATGAAACAAACACGCCGCAAGTTTACGCCTGAATTCAAAACAAAGGTCGTCCTGGAAGCCCTCAGTGAACGGCTTCCCATGGCAGAACTCGCCCAGAAGCATGAGCTTCATCCGAACCAGATCACTCAATGGAAACGGGAGTTCCTCGACAAGGCCTCCGATGTCTTTTCGAAAGGTAAAAAGGCTAGGAAAACCGAGCAGGATTATCAGCAGGAGAGCGAAGAACTCTACAAAACCATCGGCCAATTGAAGGTTGAGGTCGACTGGCTCAAAAAAAAATTGCAGTCGTAA
- a CDS encoding addiction module protein — protein sequence MQRTIEDITTELIRLPKKDRLEIARFLLFLDNRSSDTNDTDAAWEQEISDRVLAVNEGTAIGLDYDEAMKKIDERFAS from the coding sequence ATGCAACGAACAATTGAAGACATTACTACTGAGTTAATCAGACTACCAAAGAAAGACCGTCTGGAAATTGCAAGGTTTCTTCTTTTTCTCGATAATCGCTCTTCGGATACAAATGATACTGATGCTGCCTGGGAACAGGAAATTTCAGACAGAGTACTTGCTGTCAATGAAGGAACCGCTATAGGTCTGGACTATGATGAAGCGATGAAAAAAATTGATGAACGATTTGCGTCATGA
- a CDS encoding IS3 family transposase: protein MVEKEHSGISMQRQCDLLSIHRSGLYYQPIKTSKLNRELMRLIDEQYLLRPYYGVYRMWQWLSMDKGYKINLKRVRRLYRLMGLEAIGPKPNTSKPAPGHKVYPYLLRGLAIKHSDHVWATDITYVPMAHGFMYLMAIIDLKSRYVLNWSVSNTMDAKWCAEVLLEAVRLHGAPKILNTDQGSQFTSEVFAEAVITESKSALSMDGKGRAIDNVFIERLWRSVKYEYIYLNPPADGLELYKGLKHWFNDYNTVRRHKALDGQVPAKVYSANKRLIPKAA, encoded by the coding sequence ATGGTTGAGAAAGAACATAGCGGTATCAGCATGCAACGCCAGTGCGACCTGCTTTCGATCCACCGATCAGGCCTGTATTATCAGCCGATAAAGACCTCGAAGCTGAATCGTGAGCTCATGCGGCTGATTGATGAGCAGTACCTGCTGAGGCCATACTACGGCGTTTACCGTATGTGGCAATGGCTGAGTATGGACAAAGGCTACAAGATCAACCTCAAACGGGTACGGCGGCTCTATCGCCTTATGGGTCTGGAAGCCATCGGCCCCAAGCCGAACACCTCGAAACCGGCGCCGGGCCATAAGGTCTATCCGTATCTGCTCCGGGGACTTGCGATCAAGCACAGCGACCATGTTTGGGCAACTGATATCACCTATGTGCCGATGGCCCATGGATTCATGTACCTGATGGCCATCATCGACCTGAAAAGCCGCTATGTGCTGAACTGGTCGGTGTCGAATACCATGGATGCCAAATGGTGTGCCGAGGTCTTGCTTGAAGCCGTGCGGTTGCACGGGGCACCCAAGATTCTCAACACCGATCAGGGCAGCCAGTTCACCAGCGAGGTCTTTGCCGAAGCCGTCATCACAGAGTCCAAGTCTGCACTCTCCATGGATGGCAAAGGCCGAGCAATTGACAACGTCTTCATCGAACGGTTATGGCGGAGCGTCAAGTATGAGTACATTTACCTGAACCCACCAGCCGATGGTCTCGAACTCTACAAAGGTCTGAAGCATTGGTTCAACGACTACAACACGGTTCGTCGCCACAAAGCGCTTGATGGTCAGGTTCCGGCAAAAGTCTATTCTGCCAATAAACGACTGATTCCGAAAGCCGCATGA
- a CDS encoding type II toxin-antitoxin system RelE/ParE family toxin, protein MKKIFLQQAFEELNDAIAYYEEQQPGLGLKMKTEVDQHVRWILNNPATPRIRIGGYRRINLKVFPYYIAYLIHQETLWILAIAHSHRKPVYWIKRKMKSVNKHRIQMNQPESEIDKK, encoded by the coding sequence ATGAAGAAAATATTCCTTCAACAAGCATTTGAGGAGCTGAATGACGCAATCGCATATTACGAGGAACAGCAGCCGGGGCTGGGGCTGAAAATGAAGACTGAGGTTGACCAGCACGTTCGTTGGATTCTGAACAATCCGGCCACTCCTCGAATTCGTATCGGTGGTTATCGTCGTATCAATCTCAAGGTTTTCCCATACTATATCGCTTACCTTATTCATCAGGAGACACTATGGATTCTCGCCATTGCTCACAGCCACCGAAAACCTGTTTACTGGATAAAACGAAAAATGAAATCAGTTAACAAGCACCGGATACAAATGAATCAGCCGGAATCAGAAATTGACAAAAAATGA
- a CDS encoding ShlB/FhaC/HecB family hemolysin secretion/activation protein, with the protein MRTRIIGFGFAGLLLTAGTLQASPFEPSGDAGLLLREPESQRMLPSEQLKRPEVEAFEEGAQDNGMRIRVKGFTFRGYEGVIKENELNDIVRPYVGKDLSFSDLQGVTAKITSRLKDAGYFLSWAFLPKQDITSGIVIIQIQQGKSDGTVYYNMEKAPRLRQCVVEKMLGDSVSKGKVMDERAFEKAVVLMNDIPGVISAKAALSSGLYSGTSQIEMAVVEGPLVKGSLSEDNYGNRYTGAWRTNAQVSLNDLSGCGDQLNFAGTYSGDLRQGRVSYSFPIFYSGLRGRIGYNVMHYKIGQELSAFGYEGGSHGFDVGFDYPVIRTRKAIMVASLGYAYQEMTDDIKDVTYRKRRTNDVSVGLKGERWDTLLGNSYTSFRAFVTLGSLERPVDLLGPELAETGGFSRFNFSVTHLHHLGDRATVNLAWTGQLAPQNLDTSEQFSLGGPYGVRAYPIGEGTGDQGQLINLDLRYNIPVDSLHGNVQLCGFYDAGQTQLHHDPDGPISTATGKNTYWLQGAGVGINYNYSSNFSVMASWAHAIGKNPGRDIYGNNYDGKDDRSRFWLQAALFF; encoded by the coding sequence ATGAGAACACGAATAATCGGATTTGGGTTCGCGGGGCTGTTGCTTACCGCGGGTACTCTGCAAGCATCACCGTTCGAGCCGTCTGGCGATGCAGGTCTTCTTCTGCGCGAACCGGAGTCGCAGCGAATGCTTCCCTCCGAACAGCTGAAGAGGCCTGAAGTGGAGGCCTTTGAGGAGGGCGCGCAAGATAACGGAATGCGTATCCGTGTCAAGGGGTTCACCTTCAGGGGATACGAGGGGGTTATCAAAGAAAATGAGCTGAACGATATTGTCCGCCCTTACGTGGGGAAGGATCTCTCTTTCAGTGATCTCCAGGGTGTGACGGCGAAGATTACGTCGCGTCTGAAGGATGCGGGGTATTTCCTGTCGTGGGCCTTTCTCCCGAAGCAGGATATTACCTCGGGTATAGTCATTATCCAGATCCAGCAGGGCAAGAGTGACGGCACCGTATACTACAATATGGAAAAAGCCCCAAGGCTTCGTCAGTGCGTGGTCGAGAAGATGTTGGGCGATTCTGTCTCCAAAGGCAAGGTTATGGATGAGAGGGCCTTCGAAAAAGCGGTTGTGCTGATGAATGACATCCCTGGTGTCATCAGCGCCAAGGCGGCCCTTTCCTCCGGATTGTATTCCGGAACGAGCCAGATAGAGATGGCGGTGGTTGAAGGGCCTCTGGTGAAGGGAAGCTTGTCGGAAGACAACTATGGGAACCGTTATACAGGGGCGTGGCGCACCAACGCCCAGGTGTCGCTGAACGATCTGAGCGGATGCGGAGACCAGCTGAATTTTGCAGGCACCTATTCCGGTGATTTGAGGCAGGGAAGAGTCAGCTACTCTTTTCCGATCTTTTACAGCGGCCTCAGAGGGCGGATCGGTTACAATGTCATGCATTACAAAATTGGCCAGGAGCTGTCGGCTTTCGGGTATGAAGGCGGGAGCCACGGATTCGATGTCGGGTTCGACTATCCGGTCATAAGGACCCGGAAAGCTATCATGGTCGCGTCGCTCGGGTATGCATACCAGGAGATGACAGATGATATAAAAGACGTTACCTACCGTAAGAGGAGAACGAACGATGTGTCCGTTGGCCTGAAAGGGGAACGTTGGGATACGCTTCTTGGAAACTCATACACCTCATTCCGGGCGTTTGTGACGCTTGGCAGTCTGGAGCGCCCTGTAGACCTTTTGGGCCCAGAGCTTGCAGAGACCGGCGGTTTTTCGAGATTCAATTTTAGCGTAACTCATCTTCATCATCTCGGCGACCGTGCGACAGTGAACCTCGCGTGGACTGGGCAGCTTGCACCACAGAACCTCGATACGAGCGAACAGTTTTCACTGGGCGGCCCCTATGGAGTAAGGGCCTATCCGATTGGTGAGGGAACGGGCGACCAGGGCCAGTTGATCAATCTTGACCTCCGTTACAACATACCGGTGGATTCACTTCATGGCAACGTTCAGCTGTGCGGCTTCTACGATGCAGGCCAGACCCAGTTGCATCATGACCCGGATGGCCCTATCTCGACGGCAACGGGAAAGAACACCTACTGGCTGCAGGGCGCAGGCGTCGGAATCAATTACAATTACTCTTCGAATTTCAGCGTCATGGCGAGCTGGGCGCATGCGATCGGCAAGAATCCTGGCAGGGACATCTACGGCAACAACTATGACGGCAAGGACGACCGGAGCCGCTTCTGGCTTCAGGCAGCGCTCTTTTTCTGA
- a CDS encoding autotransporter-associated beta strand repeat-containing protein, translating to MNKIFRIIWSAVKDKWIVVSEKSSAKGAPMFTIGGIISLAALMAMSSPAMALDAGALPTGGQVASGSATISTSGTQMTVNQSSQQLIANWSTFNIGQDASVNFAQPNSTSVALNRIADQNPSQILGTLTANGNIMLVNRAGVMFGKTATVNVGGLIASSLDISDSDFFAGNYQFTNAGAAGAVVNEGSITAANGGVVAMIAPQVTNNGTISAPSGSVAMMAGDQVSVQFLGDGMISYTVDKGTIDALAANNGLIQADGGLVVMTAKAADALMKSVVNQTGIVQATGMKEDGGRIILDVDGGQTTVSGTLDASSAEGKGGSVVVTGDNVLVQNGANITASGATGGGEVLVGGGYQGNNANVRNAQNVTVESGSTITADATDNGDGGTVVLWSDLATAFAGSISAEGGPNGGNGGFAEVSSKQYLDYTGFASLLAPQGDVGTLLLDPHSIAIVGSGTSTPAADYSYLTTAYLNNQLAGANVTLSASNDINFLANLTYTGANNRTLNLYAPTIALTGNGTNFTIDSSTANLNLVFGKSTSQRTLLLADTSINTHGGNVTFNGNVGGDHSLTITAAQTTFNDGATGGFTGSYWSGSTTPQENPYTFSYRGATYNHSTITVNFTNATVTSTHNGSTVPVVFTVSDGGTFYPGNVTFEAGHYIDLPFGGGTNPTVIGPTGTLTKGTGPGNGDYYITSSGSGSESRIVFNQKFVVSSISYCQKDARSPYIDGNWLAQLPNNVDYTAPVLTSLTVNGPTNITGNITTTEDQTYNGNVNIVGKNSVLTARDVKISSASSVVDLNTYNLTVNNTGNLSLIAGPIIDTGSLTKAGTGTLTLTGNNTYSGTTTISNGTLQVGNGGTSGTLGTGNVTDNSHLVFNRSDASSYGGVISGTGDVTKNGAGTLTLTGNNTYSGPTAINAGTLQVGNGGTSGTLGTGLVTDNANLLFYRSDAVSLGTLAGGGIVGTGDVTADIGGNFTIDRNIAMTGSGSEVTLASRGGNVSIDGTQTVSTSSTGTITVYSGTPDTTNLFARMSGPDKDGLKYKTYGVTYGVGSQTIHTGTYNFFYRSTPTLTVTLTDTKTYDGTNTQNNPQLVSVVPSVNDGDSFGALAYGDLVTSAVTFSSVNAGNGIPLNFTVIDNDVTPIVVDNWSISGYDVQGAGTGTINKAPLTITGGTTSHQYDATPYTNTYSVSGTLYGSDAVTGVSTLGTGTNAGTYNDNLTSATGNGLSNYQISYVNGSLTITKAPLTITGGTTSHQYDATQYTNSYSITAGELYGSDTLTGVSTLGTGTNAGTYNDNLTSATGNGLSNYQISYVNGSLTITKAPLTITANDDSKTYDTVAYTGGNGVQYSGFVGGQDYTVLGGVLYYTGSSQGAVDPGTYAIIPAGLTSSNYDITFDDGVLTIEQGLNPFDLVELTPPGPVIVPENVIGPKGSNPIVNTTGMDFGSFAELTTGSAAELIAAGESTGGGSPFEQGGEVRTVAMTNEGEVAPSEITTGTVAETNAQVIVKLVRNAEAGKPGLVDVLIPEEMLRSGSSITFELPKEVKVVLLNGNGKETVKLENGQSLPAWMTYNSGNKSFTAINPPSNAFPLKVKITDSSMRSWVVDVMVR from the coding sequence ATGAACAAGATATTCCGCATTATCTGGTCAGCGGTGAAAGACAAGTGGATCGTCGTGTCCGAAAAGAGTTCGGCAAAGGGCGCTCCTATGTTCACCATCGGGGGCATTATAAGCCTCGCAGCATTAATGGCAATGTCATCGCCGGCTATGGCCCTCGATGCCGGAGCCTTACCTACTGGTGGTCAGGTCGCGTCGGGTAGCGCGACTATTTCCACCAGCGGCACCCAAATGACGGTCAACCAGTCGAGCCAGCAGCTCATCGCCAACTGGAGCACCTTCAACATCGGTCAGGACGCTTCCGTGAATTTTGCTCAGCCGAATTCCACTTCGGTTGCTCTCAACAGGATTGCTGATCAGAACCCCAGCCAGATTCTTGGCACGCTCACGGCGAACGGCAACATAATGCTCGTGAACCGCGCAGGGGTGATGTTCGGCAAAACCGCGACCGTGAATGTCGGTGGCCTTATTGCTTCTTCGCTTGATATATCTGACAGCGATTTCTTTGCCGGAAACTACCAGTTCACCAACGCTGGCGCAGCCGGCGCGGTGGTCAATGAAGGATCGATCACGGCAGCCAATGGCGGCGTGGTCGCCATGATAGCTCCGCAAGTTACCAACAACGGAACGATCAGCGCCCCTTCGGGCAGCGTTGCCATGATGGCCGGTGACCAGGTTTCGGTTCAGTTCCTGGGTGACGGCATGATCAGCTATACGGTCGACAAGGGTACGATTGATGCCCTTGCTGCGAACAACGGCCTGATTCAGGCTGACGGAGGTCTGGTGGTGATGACTGCCAAAGCCGCCGATGCGTTGATGAAGTCGGTGGTCAACCAGACGGGTATCGTGCAGGCTACAGGTATGAAGGAAGATGGCGGCCGGATCATTCTCGATGTAGATGGTGGCCAGACGACTGTTTCCGGTACGCTGGACGCTTCGTCTGCCGAAGGCAAGGGCGGATCGGTTGTTGTCACGGGTGATAATGTGCTGGTGCAGAACGGCGCAAACATTACAGCATCCGGTGCTACGGGTGGCGGCGAAGTGCTTGTTGGCGGTGGCTACCAGGGCAATAATGCCAATGTTCGGAATGCGCAGAATGTGACTGTCGAATCGGGTTCGACGATCACCGCCGACGCAACGGATAATGGTGACGGTGGCACAGTGGTGCTGTGGTCTGATCTGGCGACTGCTTTTGCTGGCAGCATTTCGGCCGAGGGCGGCCCGAACGGTGGGAACGGCGGATTTGCCGAGGTCAGCTCCAAGCAGTACCTCGACTACACTGGTTTTGCATCGTTGCTGGCTCCACAGGGAGACGTGGGCACTCTTTTGCTGGATCCTCACAGCATAGCTATTGTGGGCTCCGGGACGTCGACCCCTGCGGCCGATTATTCATATCTTACCACTGCTTACCTTAATAACCAGCTTGCAGGGGCAAATGTTACTCTTTCGGCAAGCAACGATATCAATTTCCTTGCCAATCTGACATACACGGGTGCCAATAATAGGACGTTGAATCTTTATGCTCCTACCATTGCATTGACCGGTAACGGAACGAATTTTACGATCGACTCCAGTACTGCTAACCTTAACCTTGTGTTCGGTAAATCTACATCACAGAGGACGCTTCTGCTCGCCGACACATCGATTAACACGCATGGTGGCAATGTCACATTCAACGGCAACGTCGGTGGTGACCACTCGCTGACCATAACTGCGGCGCAGACCACCTTCAATGATGGGGCTACAGGCGGATTTACGGGCAGTTATTGGAGTGGAAGTACAACCCCACAAGAAAATCCCTACACATTTAGTTATAGGGGTGCTACGTATAATCATAGTACAATAACAGTTAATTTTACTAATGCGACAGTTACTTCTACTCATAATGGGAGTACAGTGCCAGTAGTTTTCACCGTCAGTGATGGAGGTACGTTTTACCCAGGCAATGTTACCTTTGAGGCTGGTCATTACATTGATTTGCCATTTGGAGGAGGAACAAACCCTACAGTAATAGGGCCGACGGGGACGCTTACGAAAGGTACCGGTCCTGGAAACGGTGATTATTACATTACAAGCAGTGGTTCTGGCTCGGAGAGTAGAATTGTATTCAATCAAAAATTCGTTGTATCAAGCATTAGCTATTGTCAGAAAGACGCGAGGTCGCCTTACATTGATGGCAACTGGCTTGCTCAGTTGCCCAATAATGTCGACTATACGGCACCAGTACTGACCTCGCTTACGGTTAACGGACCTACCAATATCACGGGGAACATTACGACCACCGAAGACCAGACGTATAATGGCAATGTGAATATTGTTGGCAAAAATTCGGTGTTGACAGCAAGGGATGTTAAGATAAGTTCCGCGAGCTCAGTGGTTGATCTGAATACCTATAACCTGACTGTGAACAATACCGGCAATCTCAGCTTGATAGCCGGGCCGATCATCGACACCGGTTCGCTGACCAAGGCCGGTACAGGTACGCTGACGCTGACGGGTAACAACACCTATAGCGGCACGACCACGATTAGCAATGGTACGCTGCAGGTCGGCAATGGAGGCACGAGCGGTACATTGGGCACGGGCAACGTGACTGATAATTCCCATCTGGTGTTCAACCGTTCTGATGCTTCCAGCTACGGTGGAGTGATATCGGGAACAGGAGACGTGACCAAGAATGGAGCCGGTACGCTGACGCTGACGGGCAACAATACCTATAGCGGCCCGACCGCGATCAATGCCGGTACGCTTCAGGTCGGCAATGGCGGAACAAGTGGTACGCTGGGAACCGGTCTTGTGACCGACAATGCGAATCTGCTTTTCTACCGTTCCGATGCTGTTTCCCTTGGTACGCTGGCTGGCGGAGGTATCGTTGGCACAGGCGATGTCACGGCCGACATCGGTGGCAACTTCACCATTGATCGCAATATCGCCATGACCGGTTCCGGTTCAGAGGTTACTCTTGCATCGAGAGGAGGTAACGTCTCTATCGACGGCACACAAACGGTCAGCACCTCATCTACTGGCACCATTACAGTCTACTCCGGAACGCCGGATACGACTAATCTGTTTGCTCGGATGTCGGGCCCGGATAAAGATGGCCTTAAGTACAAGACCTATGGCGTCACGTATGGAGTCGGAAGTCAAACGATTCACACAGGCACATATAACTTCTTCTATCGTTCCACGCCGACCCTGACGGTTACGCTGACTGATACGAAGACTTATGACGGCACGAATACGCAAAATAATCCTCAGCTTGTAAGTGTTGTTCCAAGTGTTAACGACGGAGACTCATTTGGTGCCCTTGCTTATGGTGATTTAGTTACGAGCGCGGTCACATTTAGTAGCGTTAATGCCGGTAATGGTATCCCATTGAACTTTACCGTTATCGATAACGACGTAACACCGATCGTTGTCGACAACTGGTCTATTTCCGGATACGATGTGCAGGGCGCAGGCACTGGCACGATCAATAAGGCCCCGTTGACGATCACGGGCGGAACGACGAGCCACCAGTACGATGCAACCCCGTATACCAACACCTACAGTGTTTCTGGAACACTGTATGGAAGTGATGCGGTTACTGGCGTATCAACTCTGGGCACGGGCACGAATGCTGGTACGTACAATGACAATCTGACGTCGGCGACGGGCAATGGACTGAGCAATTACCAGATCAGCTACGTGAATGGATCGCTGACGATCACGAAAGCTCCGTTGACGATCACGGGCGGAACGACGAGTCACCAGTACGATGCGACCCAGTACACCAACAGCTACAGTATTACAGCTGGAGAGCTCTATGGAAGTGATACGCTGACCGGCGTATCTACACTGGGTACGGGCACGAATGCTGGTACGTACAATGACAATCTGACGTCGGCGACGGGCAATGGACTGAGCAATTACCAGATCAGCTACGTGAATGGATCGCTGACGATCACGAAAGCTCCGTTGACGATTACAGCCAACGATGATTCCAAGACCTATGATACGGTTGCCTACACTGGCGGTAATGGCGTTCAGTATAGTGGCTTCGTCGGCGGTCAGGACTACACTGTGCTTGGAGGAGTGCTCTATTACACAGGCAGTAGCCAAGGGGCTGTCGACCCAGGTACCTATGCTATAATTCCAGCCGGGCTGACATCTTCGAACTATGATATCACTTTCGACGATGGTGTCCTTACGATCGAGCAGGGACTTAATCCATTTGATTTGGTCGAACTGACTCCTCCTGGACCCGTTATTGTGCCGGAAAATGTCATTGGGCCCAAAGGCTCGAATCCTATAGTCAATACGACAGGTATGGATTTCGGCAGCTTCGCGGAACTGACGACAGGAAGTGCAGCTGAGCTTATTGCCGCAGGTGAAAGCACCGGCGGAGGATCGCCTTTTGAGCAAGGTGGCGAGGTCAGGACGGTAGCGATGACCAACGAAGGTGAGGTGGCTCCATCGGAAATCACCACAGGAACGGTAGCTGAGACCAATGCTCAGGTGATTGTCAAACTGGTCAGAAATGCCGAGGCTGGCAAGCCGGGCTTGGTCGATGTTCTGATACCTGAGGAGATGCTTCGCAGTGGTTCAAGTATTACGTTTGAGCTTCCGAAGGAGGTGAAGGTTGTGTTACTGAACGGCAATGGAAAGGAAACCGTGAAATTGGAAAACGGTCAGTCTCTTCCTGCATGGATGACCTACAACAGCGGCAACAAATCCTTTACCGCGATCAATCCGCCTTCAAATGCCTTCCCGTTGAAGGTCAAGATCACAGATTCTTCGATGCGTAGTTGGGTTGTTGACGTTATGGTGCGTTAA